ATGTATAGATAGTGGCAATAAGGCACTGCTCCTCACTAATTTACATTGTTGTATACTGCAACTATGATCACATTGGCTATATGTGTTATGTAGATATGACCAATTTGGTGGGAAAGCACTCAATGGCTACCGCTACTATGATTCTCCAAGGCCGTATATCAAAGCATCACGTAGTGTGTACCTTTGTAGAGATCTGTACTGTCATTTGGTTGCTGCTGCGTAAGTTTCCCATGCAGTTCATCACCATAAATCTTATGACCTTGCAGACATCACACCTGGTGCTCCTTTGAAGGTGCTGCTGAAAGCTACAATGAGGGAATCAGAGAGTCATTAACTGCATCAGTGTTTCTGAATTATACAAAGGAGTTCTTTACACATTGCCCACTTAGAAATGGTAAGAAATATTAATGTAATTATGCTATGTTTGTTGACACAGCAGTTTTAGATGGGCCTGAATCAGAGGTTTGCACACATGAGCTTCATCGTAAATCAGTGGCAGAAGCATTCTGGAATGCAGAAATTTAAAATGAGCTCAGGGAGGAAGGGAAAATTGGATATATATTTTCATCACTAGATTCTAGAGAAGAACTGATGGATGCCATTGATGAAGAGAGAGCTAGTCATCCATATGTCCATACCAACTGCACTGATGAATGCAAAAAAAGAGGTATGCATCTTGTACATTACAAGCAAGTGTACGGAGCTTAGAAAAAATATTATTTGTAGAAAATGCACAAATACATACACGTGCACATAATATTTGTACACACACTCCCTAGTATCATAATACAATGGCAtttagtgtagcaagctactggTGTTCTGACCTTCACATGTACCATTATCAAAAACCATTGCATAACAAATGCATCATGCTAATTAGAAATTACTTTTGCATAAGTTCATGGATAGCCCTGCATGCCTggcaatataatattatatagccaGCTGATTTTCATTTTCTTTTAATATAGGCTGTGGGAAATTGTATTCCTTTGATGGAAACTGGAAACTGAGATatcctgtatgtatgtaccgGGTACCTAAGGAAGTCACAGGATTTTCTCGTCGACTACGTTATGTTGATACTTGTCCGAATGAGCCCAAATTCGGCCATGCTTTTTGTGAAATCCATTGCACTGAAGCTGAAAAGAGTAATATCCCATCAAAGCTACGGGAATATTTAAGATATTGTGGAGTTTTGAAAGGTACATTTATATCTCATTGTAGCTACCATCCAGTAAGCTGTATGTAAATCAAAACAGGTATATTACAGAAAAAAATCTTTTgcacaaaatacatgtacatcctTCCGATTAATCTAATATATTAACATACTTggtttttatactgcaaacatTATTGATTCTGTGTATATAGCACAAACTGTTTTCTTATGACTGGGATTGAGAGTAGAAAGCATGTGAAATGTCTAGCTTTGCAAACCTTATAACCATCTTAAGATTCCAAATAGTGTGATAAATAATCTATGCATTGCCGAAGCACATGATAAGGTGCATACAACCCATCTATCATATCTCAGCATTTATGCGTGTTTGCTCACTCTGAACATTGCATTAGACAACTGAGTGTATGAGCAATGAAAGGGTGACACATTAAGTGATTTAAGTGTCATGATACTGTGGTCCagtaaattttaaattttagctATGTGACTATGTCATCATGATATCAAATACCTAGGTGTTGTATAACTTGCTTGCCCTCACAGACCCAGATGATGATTCTAGTCCTAATGCTGAAGAGATTAGTAAGCTGGATAATGCAGAGAAAACCTTGTCTACAAGAAGTTCAGTGTCAAATGCTTCAGACTGCCAAGGTAAGTTATATACAGTGTACTTATGTTGGAGAGGAAGACAAATTATCTGAAATTTGACACCCTGTGAGAATTGAGTCTTTTTGAGAGTCACTCATTTTGCAAACAAATTCTGATAATCGTAGGATGAAAATTTGCAAGGAACCATGAAATTTGTCTCTTGAGAATTTGTACAGGTACACATCGGGAGCCCATAGCCCGGCCGGTCCAGTGTTGGCTGGACCACTTTCAACAACTTGTAACTGAAAATTGTAAAAGATCGcgttactgtaatagagcaggcactgcaaatactctaatataacgttTAGTAGAATATAATGACTGATATCGCTGTATATTTCTGTGCTACTTCCGTAAATCACTAGCTTGCATGATGTTGCAgggacattaattttgcattgatTACTTTGATGGGCACAAAATGCTGAATGGAGCTTCCGTGCCATTTAAAGCAATTAAATATATACTTCTTGGAGAAATATTGACCCCCAGACCCTCTATAGCTTTGAACACTTATATTAGCGGTATGCATGGTGTGTGTATCAAGCAATATCAAATTGATGAATGTGCATGATTACAAAGGACCTTTATAAGAGTGGATTGACAAGGCTCGAGCCCTGTACAGACATGGTAAATTAGTCATGAACTTGCTACTGCTGTTCTGGCTTTTACTTATAGTTTTGGGCCATGGGAAAATCTAGGTTAATTGTTAATTAATGGAAATAAGAAATTAATATAAAACAGCGTCATTGGTCTAGGTTAATTATTAATTCATTTCTTATGCATAGGAACAGCGTCATTGCTTGCATCACATCCAGAACTGATCAGAGAATTAGATGAAGAAAATGAACTTGATGCTAAGCCTGAATGCAACAAGGACACTGGTGCCAAGAAAAAGTTGCAAAAGTGGAGCCGTGGTCATTTTTTTGTTGTTCGGGGTGGTGGGCATATAGACATGTGGCAGCCATTGTATGAGTAAGTTACTAACTAGATTTACCATTTGTGAATGTGATAATATTGTGTGAATGTGAATGGTCCTAGAATTTATAGACAGTTGTAGTGTATAACTTCCTATTTAGAATAAATGATACATTTTAAGTGTCCTGTATAAATTTCATAGGCGTAGGAAgcgggggggccaggggggccatggcccccccaacAATTGGGAAGTTGAAATACAAGACCATGGTTGAAAAAGAAACAAATTTTCACTATCAATATAAAGGGACTAGCTGGTTAGCAATACAATATAATCGAAATATGCGTACATAACTAGCACTCACGAGTTTCCTTGGTTGCCTTATTCTGCAATGGCCTCGTCTCATTTTCGTTACGTGGCAACAAGCACccctaaaattattttatgcattATTTGGAATTGCTATAAATAGTGAGTAAATTTATGGAATTTGTGATGGAATCAACAGAAGAGCACCTAGAAGAGCAAGAGGTAACTGTTTGGTGTATATCTGAtggcttattattattaaattataTAAACAGGTGTGCTCTATCAAGCCACCAGCTGCCAAAAAATTTAAGCAGGGAACACTTTGTTTTGCTAGCAAACGTTCCAGTGGCAGCACAAATAATGAGCCTTCATCAAGTGTCAGGGGGAAGAGTTCCATTCCTAGTGATAGAAACATTGCTGATCAATTTACTGCTCAGCAAAGTAGCAGCACCACCACTACTACCACCACCAGCAGCACCACCACTACCACCAGCAGCAGTACCACCAGCAGCAGCACCACCACCACCAGCAGCACCACCACCACTACCACCAGCAGCAGCACCATCACCACTACCACCAGCAGCTGCACCACCACCAGCAGAGATGTTCAAATGAACAGCATGCCTACTTCTGTGGAAAAATGCTCAGCTAAATGTTGTGAGCTGTCATTAACTCCATTTCAACCCACTAATCCATCTGTGCTTAACAAGTTTCAGCAGCAACAAGGGAAGCGCTGTCGTAATTTTTCACCCAACTGGTATTCTACCTACTCATGGTTGACATTATGCACCACCAAATGCAAAGCATTTTGTGTTTTGTGTCGATACTGTGCAGAAAGCAATCTATTGTGCTTTGCTAAAAAAGGAGATGATGCTTTTGTTAGTAACGGTTTTAATAACTGGAAGAAGGCTCTTGAAAGATTTTCACAACATTCTCAGTCTGATTTGCACAAagaatctattttaaaaattcagCTGATAAACCAAAAGGGTGTTGACACCCTCAACAATGAGCAAATTATGGTTTCACAGAGGAACCATCGACAAATGCTAATTAAGCAGCTATCATCACTGAAGTTCTTATTGAGGCAAGGCCTTGCAATTAGGGGGCATGATGAAATTCAGAGCAATCTTGTTCAATTATTGAACCTCAGAAGCAATGATTGCAGTGAATTAAACAATTGGATCAGAGAACGCAAGTATATGTCACCTGATATAGTGAATGATCAAATCAAATTGATAGCTGATAGTGTGCTAACAAACATTATAGCAGACATTAGAAAAGTGCACTGGTTTTCAATCATTGCCGATGAAGCTACGGATGTCAGTAACAAAGAGCAGTTAACTGTATGCATCAGATGGGTAGATGATGATTTTTGTATACGTATATGAAGACCCAATCGAATTGATTCAACTCCCAAAAACTGATGCTGAAACAATCACTAGGGAGCTGAAAAGTTGTTTGGGTAAGCATGTTTTACCAATTGCTCAGTGTCGTGGCCAAGCATATGATGGTGCCAGCAACATGAGTGGTCACTTAAATGGTGTTGCTGCTAGAATTGAAAAGGATGTTCCAGCAGCTTTATACCTACATTGCTTTGCACACTGCACAAATTTGTGTTTGCAAACAGTAGGTAGGAAATGTGTTGTAGTTAGGGATGCTCTAGATTTAGTTATGGAGATATCCCAGCTAATCAGATTCTCTCCAAAAAGATCAACACTTTTTTCGGATGTACAAAAAGAGCTTGGAGCTTGTTCTGTTTCATTGAAACCATTATGTCCTACACGATGGACTGTTCGTACTGCAGCTATATCTGCTGTTTTAAGTAATTATTCCAACTTATTAGCTGCTTTAGAACAGATAAATGCTGAAACTCATGATGACTATGGTCGAAAAGCTGGAGGTTACCTTGCTCAGATGGATAAATTTAGTACCTTTTTTGGACTGAAACTAGCTCATTTAATTTTTTCAGGAACAGAACAGCTCTCTTTAACATTACAAGGTAAGGACACCACTATCCAAGAAGCTGTCAATGCTACTGAGTTAGCTGTAAAATATTTGACAAGGCTAAGGTCTGATAGTACTTTTGTTGACTTTTACTCTAAAACAGTAGAAGAGGCTAAAGAATTAACTTCTGACCCTGTTTTACCCAGATATAGAAGACCCCCTCATCGGATTGATGATGGAGAAGCTCCTGTACTGTTTTCTGACCCTAAAAGCTATTTCAAGCAACAGTATTTTGAAATATTAGATCTGCTTGTTAATGAACTTAAGCGAAGATTTCAACAAAAACGAGGATTACCTGTAATGTCAGTCTTAGAGAAAACCTTACTAGACTCTGCAAATGGCAAATTTTGTGCTTTAGAATTACCAGAAGAATTTGATATATACAACAGTGACCTTGATTTATCTCGATTGAAAATTCAACTGACAATGTTGCCTGATTTGATTACAACACATAATACTAACAGTAAGGTGCCAATAAAAAAAGTGACCAATGTAAGAACTATCTGTGATATCATCAATGAACCTGGGAAAGTAATGTTCTCAGAAGTAATAAAGCTTTTAAAAATCTTCTACACTCTACCTGTGACAACTTCAACTGCAGAGAGAAGTTTTTCTGCACTGAGACGATTGAAGACCTTCTTGCGTAGCACGATGTCTCAATCTAGATTAAACCACACATTCATTACATTTATACATAAAGAGCGTACAGATAGTGTTGATGAGAAAGACATTGCTAAGACATTTATATCAGCTAATGATAAAAGAAGAAAATATTTTGGAAATGTTTAACAATAGTAAATGAAACTATCACtgaaaaaaatttatttttaactgTCTGCATGAGGTACAGTAAAACGATTAACCATGTTACTACAAAGACTATGAAAAATTCAGTCATATGCAAGTAAATTTCCAAAAGACATGTACATCCCGGGGGCACATGGCCTTAGACCCCCTATAACTGAGTTGAATACATATACAAATAAGTCTAATTTGTTTGACTGAAAATTGCTCCAGATCCTATCCATGTCCATAtaaatttctaaattttcctgggggggcatgcccccagacccccctagactgCAGCTGCTTCACAGCTGACTGATCCTCAATCAACAGCATGCAGTCCATCTCAATAAGTATAACAATATACAATTACTGTGACCCCCAGTACTTTATATAGCTCATGGCCCCCCCAACTTGAAGATGCTTCCTACGCCTATGATAATTATACAGATCTGAAGGACCTGCACAAGTATTTTTAATTATTCTATCCTGGATGGTATCAGCCTTGGGGAATCTTACCAGAGATGAAAGGAAAATGATCACATTGTCCTACGACAATATGTGTCACATTGATTGCTTACATGTTGCAAGAAATCCCTTGCCTTTGCCCGGAAATTTGAGTAGCCTTTGGCTTGATGTTAATAAAATAATAGATTCACTGCACATCAAAAACCATCGAGACAGGAAGTGCCATGAGAAATACCATCCGAAATCTGTCAAGGATCACAATGAAGCCTATAATACAATGAGCTGTGAGCAGACGTTTGCCTGGATTTCTCGTTTTAAGAAAATTGTGTGCTCTATGGGAAAGAGGCACCATCACTTCTATCTTCATAGAATGGTTAAACGACGGAATAAGTACATTGCATTTTGTTATCAACATGATAAGAACCCAGTACAGCCAAAACTTCATTAAATGTAGTAAccttatataattatttgttaattgcaaTTACTTTACATTTCAATCACTGTGATTAAATGTCATTATCTGCTTGAAAGGAGTGCACCAAACAGATATTTGAAGCATACATTCTCATCAGattgatcatgcatgcatgaagtaCATTTTTCAGTTATATTTTGTCTGCTACGTATATTGTTGTTAAAAGGCAGTGTCGAGCACAAAGCATAAAGATGCTGCTATTTTCATTACAGTCAATAACCTCCCAAGCTAAACTTTAAGGATAAAGCTTATGTACTGGCAAATCAATAAATAGCTAGTAAACCATCAGCTACTAAAGTTCACTGTTACATATATTCCCCAGCTTCTTAATTGGAGACATGTAGtaagcatgcatgtacatattatagATATGGGATTTATGGAATACAGCTAGCCCAAATATATTTTATCCAGTTGTATGTGCTACATGCTTTCTACATGGAGTACACTATATACAGATTTTAAAATCAGTAACTAAATTCTGGCTATATAACAGTTTTGTGAGATGGCAGAATTGGTAGAAAGCTAAAGATCTTAATTGTAATTGGTAAAACAGAAAAAATAAGCAGCTAGAAccaaatacagtgtatatactttaaataaaaaattaattatacttgtaattcatcttggctgacacAGTCAAT
The nucleotide sequence above comes from Dysidea avara chromosome 3, odDysAvar1.4, whole genome shotgun sequence. Encoded proteins:
- the LOC136251640 gene encoding zinc finger MYM-type protein 1-like → MSGHLNGVAARIEKDVPAALYLHCFAHCTNLCLQTVGRKCVVVRDALDLVMEISQLIRFSPKRSTLFSDVQKELGACSVSLKPLCPTRWTVRTAAISAVLSNYSNLLAALEQINAETHDDYGRKAGGYLAQMDKFSTFFGLKLAHLIFSGTEQLSLTLQGKDTTIQEAVNATELAVKYLTRLRSDSTFVDFYSKTVEEAKELTSDPVLPRYRRPPHRIDDGEAPVLFSDPKSYFKQQYFEILDLLVNELKRRFQQKRGLPVMSVLEKTLLDSANGKFCALELPEEFDIYNSDLDLSRLKIQLTMLPDLITTHNTNSKVPIKKVTNVRTICDIINEPGKVMFSEVIKLLKIFYTLPVTTSTAERSFSALRRLKTFLRSTMSQSRLNHTFITFIHKERTDSVDEKDIAKTFISANDKRRKYFGNV
- the LOC136248754 gene encoding uncharacterized protein; this translates as MDAIDEERASHPYVHTNCTDECKKRGCGKLYSFDGNWKLRYPVCMYRVPKEVTGFSRRLRYVDTCPNEPKFGHAFCEIHCTEAEKSNIPSKLREYLRYCGVLKDPDDDSSPNAEEISKLDNAEKTLSTRSSVSNASDCQGTASLLASHPELIRELDEENELDAKPECNKDTGAKKKLQKWSRGHFFVVRGGGHIDMWQPLYESEGPAQVFLIILSWMVSALGNLTRDERKMITLSYDNMCHIDCLHVARNPLPLPGNLSSLWLDVNKIIDSLHIKNHRDRKCHEKYHPKSVKDHNEAYNTMSCEQTFAWISRFKKIVCSMGKRHHHFYLHRMVKRRNKYIAFCYQHDKNPVQPKLH